One window from the genome of Musa acuminata AAA Group cultivar baxijiao chromosome BXJ1-4, Cavendish_Baxijiao_AAA, whole genome shotgun sequence encodes:
- the LOC135672366 gene encoding monoterpene synthase 8, chloroplastic-like isoform X2, translating to MDKLTEDVKQPIYMKKGIEDPLQLIDHLRQLGVAYHFKEDIKDALWTIYGSMEEVNMLLKDNLHATALMFRLLREHGFAVSEGVFNRFMDEKGNLKASFRLQTEGLVSLYEASHLAKEGEHVLEEAKNFTTKQLKSLMEGSLEPHLREHVAHALELPLNWRMPRLQTRWFIEACQREANINPVLLELAKLDFNRVQSIQQRELREVSRWWSNLGLAQRLSFSRDRLMENYFWTVGWAFEP from the exons atggacaaACTGACAGAGGACGTGAAACAGCCGATCTACATGAAGAAGGGAATTGAGGACCCACTTCAACTGATCGATCACCTGCGGCAGCTTGGGGTGGCGTATCACTTTAAGGAGGATATTAAGGATGCTTTATGGACTATATACGGTTCCATGGAAGAGGTGAACATGTTGCTGAAGGATAATCTTCATGCCACGGCTCTTATGTTCAGGCTTCTCAGAGAACATGGGTTTGCTGTTTCTGAAG GTGTATTCAACCGATTTATGGATGAGAAGGGCAACTTGAAAGCCAGCTTTCGCCTCCAGACTGAAGGATTGGTGAGCTTGTACGAGGCTTCCCATCTTGCAAAGGAAGGAGAGCACGTGCTGGAAGAAGCTAAAAACTTCACAACTAAACAGCTCAAGAGCCTCATGGAGGGATCACTTGAGCCTCATCTCAGGGAGCACGTAGCCCATGCCTTGGAGCTTCCATTGAACTGGAGGATGCCGAGGTTACAGACCAGGTGGTTTATAGAAGCATGCCAAAGGGAAGCTAACATAAACCCTGTCCTACTTGAATTGGCTAAGTTGGACTTCAACAGAGTTCAGAGCATACAGCAGAGGGAACTCAGAGAAGTGTCGAG atggtggagcaatcttggCCTCGCGCAAAGGCTTTCATTTTCCAGGGACAGGTTGATGGAGAACTATTTCTGGACGGTTGGCTGGGCTTTTGAGCCATAG
- the LOC135672366 gene encoding monoterpene synthase 8, chloroplastic-like isoform X1, producing the protein MDKLTEDVKQPIYMKKGIEDPLQLIDHLRQLGVAYHFKEDIKDALWTIYGSMEEVNMLLKDNLHATALMFRLLREHGFAVSEGVFNRFMDEKGNLKASFRLQTEGLVSLYEASHLAKEGEHVLEEAKNFTTKQLKSLMEGSLEPHLREHVAHALELPLNWRMPRLQTRWFIEACQREANINPVLLELAKLDFNRVQSIQQRELREVSRYFELALLESCPVHSAVVYEPANFSTNLWLSIRWWSNLGLAQRLSFSRDRLMENYFWTVGWAFEP; encoded by the exons atggacaaACTGACAGAGGACGTGAAACAGCCGATCTACATGAAGAAGGGAATTGAGGACCCACTTCAACTGATCGATCACCTGCGGCAGCTTGGGGTGGCGTATCACTTTAAGGAGGATATTAAGGATGCTTTATGGACTATATACGGTTCCATGGAAGAGGTGAACATGTTGCTGAAGGATAATCTTCATGCCACGGCTCTTATGTTCAGGCTTCTCAGAGAACATGGGTTTGCTGTTTCTGAAG GTGTATTCAACCGATTTATGGATGAGAAGGGCAACTTGAAAGCCAGCTTTCGCCTCCAGACTGAAGGATTGGTGAGCTTGTACGAGGCTTCCCATCTTGCAAAGGAAGGAGAGCACGTGCTGGAAGAAGCTAAAAACTTCACAACTAAACAGCTCAAGAGCCTCATGGAGGGATCACTTGAGCCTCATCTCAGGGAGCACGTAGCCCATGCCTTGGAGCTTCCATTGAACTGGAGGATGCCGAGGTTACAGACCAGGTGGTTTATAGAAGCATGCCAAAGGGAAGCTAACATAAACCCTGTCCTACTTGAATTGGCTAAGTTGGACTTCAACAGAGTTCAGAGCATACAGCAGAGGGAACTCAGAGAAGTGTCGAGGTATTTTGAGCTTGCTTTACTTGAATCATGTCCTGTACATTCTGCCGTCGTTTATGAACCAGCAAACTTCAGCACAAACTTATGGCTATCGAtcagatggtggagcaatcttggCCTCGCGCAAAGGCTTTCATTTTCCAGGGACAGGTTGATGGAGAACTATTTCTGGACGGTTGGCTGGGCTTTTGAGCCATAG
- the LOC135643807 gene encoding monoterpene synthase 8, chloroplastic-like has product MAFCASAPSFCSLIGAHRWTSPSKASPRPCFRPHIRCAAQTPPRRSANYQPSSWSDEYIQSLRNDTKVEEDNARRMEKLTEDVKQLIYMKKGMEEQLQLIDHLQQLGVAYHFKEDIKDALGTIYGSVEKVNMLLKDNLHATALMFRLLREHGFDVSEGVFYRFMDEKGNLKASLRLQTEGLVSLYEASHLAKEGEHVLEEATNFTTKQLKSLMEGSLEPHLREHVAQALELPLNWRMPRLQTRWFIEASQREAKMNPVLLELAKLDFNRVQIIYQRELREVSRWWSNLGLAKRLPFSRDRLMENYFWTVGWAFEPQFARFREAQTKVNCLITTIDDVYDVYGTIDELELFTDAVDRWDVNTMDKLPEYMKICFLALFNTTNDTAYNVMKEKGLDIIPHLKKAWADLCKAYKVEARWYHQGYTPNLEEYLENALVSISGLLILTVACCTSDDVTREALDGFQSRPEIARWSSMILRLCDDLGTSTDELERGDISKSIQCYMHETGVSENIARGHIRGLIKGNWRAINGDRSFTSPFEENLKMMAINIPRMAQCIYQYGDGYGKPDGVIEDRIRSLLIEPILM; this is encoded by the exons ATGGCTTTCTGCGCTTCTGCTCCGTCCTTCTGCAGTCTCATCGGTGCCCATCGGTGGACGTCGCCGTCCAAGGCTTCACCACGTCCATGCTTCCGACCACATATCCGGTGTGCTGCGCagactcctcctcggcgatctgcTAATTACCAGCCAAGCTCGTGGAGTGACGAATACATCCAATCGCTAAGAAATGACACCAAG GTGGAGGAGGataacgcaagaaggatggaaaaaCTGACGGAGGACGTGAAACAACTGATCTACATGAAGAAGGGAATGGAGGAGCAGCTTCAACTGATCGATCACCTGCAGCAGCTTGGGGTGGCGTATCACTTTAAGGAGGATATTAAGGATGCTTTAGGGACTATATACGGTTCCGTGGAAAAGGTGAACATGTTGCTGAAGGATAATCTTCATGCCACGGCTCTTATGTTCAGGCTTCTCAGAGAACATGGATTTGATGTTTCTGAAG GTGTATTCTACCGATTTATGGATGAGAAGGGAAACTTGAAAGCCAGCCTTCGCCTCCAGACTGAAGGATTGGTGAGCTTGTACGAGGCTTCCCATCTTGCAAAGGAAGGAGAGCACGTGCTGGAAGAAGCTACGAACTTCACAACTAAACAGCTCAAGAGCCTCATGGAGGGATCACTTGAGCCTCATCTCAGGGAGCACGTAGCCCAAGCCTTGGAGCTTCCATTGAACTGGAGGATGCCGAGGTTACAGACCAGGTGGTTCATAGAAGCATCCCAAAGGGAAGCGAAGATGAACCCTGTCCTACTTGAATTGGCTAAGTTGGACTTCAACAGGGTTCAGATCATATATCAGAGGGAACTCAGAGAAGTGTCGAG atggtggagcaatcttggCCTCGCGAAAAGGCTTCCATTTTCCAGGGACAGGTTGATGGAGAACTATTTCTGGACGGTTGGCTGGGCTTTTGAGCCACAGTTTGCAAGATTCAGGGAGGCGCAGACAAAAGTTAACTGCCTGATAACAACAATAGATGATGTGTATGATGTTTACGGCACCATCGATGAGCTCGAGCTTTTCACGGATGCCGTCGATAG ATGGGATGTTAATACAATGGACAAATTGCCAGAGTATATGAAGATATGTTTTCTAGCCCTCTTCAACACTACAAATGACACCGCGTACAATGTTATGAAAGAGAAGGGTCTGGATATAATTCCACACCTAAAAAAAGCA TGGGCAGATCTATGCAAGGCATACAAGGTGGAAgcaaggtggtaccaccaaggcTACACACCCAATCTTGAAGAGTACTTGGAGAACGCACTTGTATCGATATCGGGTCTCCTGATATTGACTGTTGCTTGTTGCACCAGTGACGATGTAACTCGAGAGGCCTTAGACGGTTTCCAAAGCCGTCCTGAGATTGCAAGATGGTCATCCATGATCCTTCGACTTTGTGATGATTTGGGTACTTCCACG GACGAGCTTGAAAGAGGCGATATATCCAAATCTATCCAGTGCTACATGCATGAGACCGGTGTATCGGAGAACATAGCTCGTGGGCATATCAGGGGATTAATCAAGGGGAATTGGAGAGCAATAAATGGAGATCGAAGTTTCACTTCGCCTTTTgaggaaaatctgaaaatgatggCCATCAATATTCCTCGAATGGCCCAATGCATATACCAATATGGAGATGGATATGGCAAACCCGATGGAGTGATCGAGGATCGCATAAGGTCTTTGTTGATTGAACCTATACTTATGTAA